Proteins found in one Aethina tumida isolate Nest 87 chromosome 1, icAetTumi1.1, whole genome shotgun sequence genomic segment:
- the LOC109594331 gene encoding myrosinase 1-like isoform X1, with amino-acid sequence MKCVAILFVALWACVFAKVRQDYYFPDDFLFGAATSAYQVEGAWNVSGKGESIWDRFTHTHSDWVADHSTGDVACDSYHKYKRDVEMLKEINSQFYRISLSWTRILPNGGNDTINQDGIDYYNNLINELLANDIQPFVTIYHWDLPQVLQETGGWVKDELIDYFLQFARVAFENFGDRVKHWMTFNEINQICEAGYSEGSFAPNIVNKGIGGYECTHRVLLAHAKAYRMYDEEFRPTQNGSVGIAIDTYFHEPRDPNSESDKQAAEVALIMNYGWYANPIMLGNYPEYMIERIRNLSLIEGRNKSRLPEFTPEQVELVKGTYDFLGLNHYSSDLSYFAGPNDGDNPSHWRDVGVQGYQPDEWGQSASGWLRVYPDGLRGILIWIKENYGNPPVLITENGFSDLDGLEDDGRINYIQEYLYATLEAIHEHQCNVIGYTYWSLMDNFEWNTGYTQRFGLYHVNFTDPERTRTPKKSSLVYKNIIDTRHIDWDFEPSKK; translated from the exons ATGAAGTGTGTGGCGATTTTGTTTGTTGCCCTGTG ggcCTGCGTTTTCGCAAAGGTCCGTCAAGATTATTATTTCCCAGACGATTTTCTGTTTGGAGCAGCAACTTCTGCCTACCAGGTCGAGGGCGCTTGGAATGTATCAG GTAAAGGAGAAAGTATTTGGGATCGTTTCACCCACACTCACTCAGATTGGGTAGCGGATCATTCAACTGGCGATGTAGCCTGTGATTCTTATCACAAATACAAAAGGGACGTTGAAATGTTGAAAGAAATCAACTCTCAGTTCTACAGAATTTCTTTGTCCTGGACTAGAATTTTGCCTAATGGCGGCAACGACACTATTAATCAAGACGGAATTGACTACTACAATAACCTAATCAATGAATTATTGGCGAACGATATCCAACCTTTCGTTACCATTTACCACTGGGACCTTCCACAAGTACTTCAAGAAACTGGCGGATGGGTTAAAGACGAACTCATAGATTATTTCTTACAATTCGCCAGAGTTGCATTCGAAAACTTCGGAGACAGAGTTAAACACTGGATGACTTTCAACGAGATCAATCAGATCTGCGAAGCCGGCTACTCCGAAGGTTCATTCGCTCCAAATATTGTCAATAAAGGTATTGGCGGCTACGAGTGCACACACAGAGTACTGTTGGCACACGCCAAGGCTTACAGAATGTACGACGAAGAATTCCGACCAACTCAAAATG GTTCTGTGGGAATCGCTATTGACACCTACTTCCACGAGCCAAGGGACCCAAATTCCGAATCCGACAAACAAGCTGCTGAGGTTGCACTTATAATGAAC TACGGCTGGTACGCAAACCCAATCATGCTTGGAAACTACCCAGAATACATGATCGAAAGAATCAGGAACTTAAGTTTGATTGAGGGCAGAAATAAGTCGCGTCTCCCCGAGTTCACACCTGAACAGGTGGAGTTGGTAAAAGGAACGTACGACTTCCTCGGATTGAATCACTACAGCTCCGACCTTTCCTACTTTGCTGGACCCAATGATGGTGACAACCCTTCTCACTGGAGAGACGTTGGTGTACAAG GTTATCAACCTGATGAGTGGGGACAATCAGCTTCCGGTTGGCTCCGTGTTTACCCAGACGGTCTTAGAGGCATTCTGATTTGGATCAAGGAGAACTACGGCAATCCTCCAGTTCTGATTACCGAAAACGGTTTCTCAGATCTCGACGGATTGGAGGACGACGgcagaattaattatatccaAGAATATCTGTACGCCACACTTGAGGCTATTCATGAGCACCAGTGCAATGTTATTGGTTACACATATTGGAGTTTAATGGACAATTTCGAATGGAACACCGGATACAC gcAACGATTTGGACTTTACCATGTGAATTTCACAGATCCAGAGAGAACGAGGACACCGAAAAAATCGTCGCTTGTTTACAAGAATATTATTGACACAAGACATATTGATTGGGATTTTGAACcaagcaaaaaataa
- the LOC109594331 gene encoding myrosinase 1-like isoform X2: MLKEINSQFYRISLSWTRILPNGGNDTINQDGIDYYNNLINELLANDIQPFVTIYHWDLPQVLQETGGWVKDELIDYFLQFARVAFENFGDRVKHWMTFNEINQICEAGYSEGSFAPNIVNKGIGGYECTHRVLLAHAKAYRMYDEEFRPTQNGSVGIAIDTYFHEPRDPNSESDKQAAEVALIMNYGWYANPIMLGNYPEYMIERIRNLSLIEGRNKSRLPEFTPEQVELVKGTYDFLGLNHYSSDLSYFAGPNDGDNPSHWRDVGVQGYQPDEWGQSASGWLRVYPDGLRGILIWIKENYGNPPVLITENGFSDLDGLEDDGRINYIQEYLYATLEAIHEHQCNVIGYTYWSLMDNFEWNTGYTQRFGLYHVNFTDPERTRTPKKSSLVYKNIIDTRHIDWDFEPSKK; this comes from the exons ATGTTGAAAGAAATCAACTCTCAGTTCTACAGAATTTCTTTGTCCTGGACTAGAATTTTGCCTAATGGCGGCAACGACACTATTAATCAAGACGGAATTGACTACTACAATAACCTAATCAATGAATTATTGGCGAACGATATCCAACCTTTCGTTACCATTTACCACTGGGACCTTCCACAAGTACTTCAAGAAACTGGCGGATGGGTTAAAGACGAACTCATAGATTATTTCTTACAATTCGCCAGAGTTGCATTCGAAAACTTCGGAGACAGAGTTAAACACTGGATGACTTTCAACGAGATCAATCAGATCTGCGAAGCCGGCTACTCCGAAGGTTCATTCGCTCCAAATATTGTCAATAAAGGTATTGGCGGCTACGAGTGCACACACAGAGTACTGTTGGCACACGCCAAGGCTTACAGAATGTACGACGAAGAATTCCGACCAACTCAAAATG GTTCTGTGGGAATCGCTATTGACACCTACTTCCACGAGCCAAGGGACCCAAATTCCGAATCCGACAAACAAGCTGCTGAGGTTGCACTTATAATGAAC TACGGCTGGTACGCAAACCCAATCATGCTTGGAAACTACCCAGAATACATGATCGAAAGAATCAGGAACTTAAGTTTGATTGAGGGCAGAAATAAGTCGCGTCTCCCCGAGTTCACACCTGAACAGGTGGAGTTGGTAAAAGGAACGTACGACTTCCTCGGATTGAATCACTACAGCTCCGACCTTTCCTACTTTGCTGGACCCAATGATGGTGACAACCCTTCTCACTGGAGAGACGTTGGTGTACAAG GTTATCAACCTGATGAGTGGGGACAATCAGCTTCCGGTTGGCTCCGTGTTTACCCAGACGGTCTTAGAGGCATTCTGATTTGGATCAAGGAGAACTACGGCAATCCTCCAGTTCTGATTACCGAAAACGGTTTCTCAGATCTCGACGGATTGGAGGACGACGgcagaattaattatatccaAGAATATCTGTACGCCACACTTGAGGCTATTCATGAGCACCAGTGCAATGTTATTGGTTACACATATTGGAGTTTAATGGACAATTTCGAATGGAACACCGGATACAC gcAACGATTTGGACTTTACCATGTGAATTTCACAGATCCAGAGAGAACGAGGACACCGAAAAAATCGTCGCTTGTTTACAAGAATATTATTGACACAAGACATATTGATTGGGATTTTGAACcaagcaaaaaataa